In the Magnetospira sp. QH-2 genome, one interval contains:
- the fetB gene encoding iron export ABC transporter permease subunit FetB encodes MTYVRLDYLDIAISALLLLIHGGLSLRLRLGLGRTMIIATVRMVVQLTLIGLVLQQLFEMVSPWATGLAALVMITFAGREIAARQHHKLEGWWAHGLGSGSMVMAGTLVTLLALTTQIRPDPWYDPRYALPLFGMIMGNAMTGVSLGLDRLLAAAVRERVAIEARLALGHTRWQATETMVRDAMRAGLMPIVNAMAASGVVSLPGMMTGQILAGVAPTEAVKYQLLIMFLIAGAVGLGVMGAVMGGVWRLTDERHRLRLDRLQGTGRHG; translated from the coding sequence ATGACCTACGTGCGCCTGGACTATCTGGACATCGCCATCTCCGCGTTGCTGTTGTTGATCCATGGCGGTTTGTCGCTGCGGCTACGGCTGGGTTTGGGCCGGACCATGATCATCGCCACCGTCCGCATGGTGGTGCAGCTGACGTTGATCGGGTTGGTTTTGCAGCAGTTGTTCGAGATGGTCTCGCCCTGGGCGACCGGGTTGGCGGCGCTGGTCATGATCACTTTCGCCGGGCGCGAGATCGCCGCCCGCCAGCATCACAAGCTGGAAGGCTGGTGGGCCCATGGGCTGGGCTCGGGTAGCATGGTCATGGCCGGCACGTTGGTCACATTGTTGGCTCTGACCACCCAGATCCGCCCCGATCCCTGGTACGATCCAAGGTATGCCTTACCTTTGTTCGGCATGATCATGGGCAATGCCATGACCGGCGTGTCCTTGGGCCTGGACCGATTGCTGGCGGCGGCGGTGCGTGAACGGGTGGCCATCGAGGCCCGCCTGGCGCTGGGCCATACGCGCTGGCAGGCCACCGAAACCATGGTCCGCGACGCCATGCGCGCCGGACTGATGCCCATCGTCAATGCCATGGCGGCATCGGGAGTGGTGTCCCTGCCTGGCATGATGACCGGACAGATACTGGCTGGGGTGGCGCCCACCGAGGCGGTGAAGTACCAGTTGCTGATCATGTTCCTGATCGCCGGGGCCGTGGGGCTTGGTGTCATGGGGGCGGTCATGGGCGGAGTCTGGCGGTTGACCGACGAGCGCCACCGGCTGCGGTTGGACCGGCTGCAAGGAACGGGACGGCACGGTTGA